The nucleotide window GCCCACCTCAACAACAACGCCGGGGAAGTGGAGCACAGACTCACCCGATATTCATCGAATAAACAAGAGGATCCGACCCATCCGTCGGCCACAAACTCTTGTCGGCGAATTTACTCACATCCCACATCAACTCGTACATGATCTGCGGCAGCTTAACCGGATGTGTCGACGGACATGCGCCACCGCCGTTGGCACCCGACCCCTGACCGTAAGCAACATGGCTTTGGTGGTCCGGTGAATCGAGATTCTTTCCGTCCCAGCAGGCTGGGAAGATGATGGTTTGTCGGATGAGCTTGCACTTGGGGTCCTTTGGGATGGCGACGGTGTCAGAGCCAGTGCAAGGTGCGCCGCCGACGAAAGTACTTTCGGAGTTGGAGGTCCAACAGCGGTGGCAGATGTTTGAGCCTTTGACTTTGCTGGGGTCGGTGTTGGTGGCTGAGCCGGCGAGCATGCGGAAGCCTTTCTTGAAGGCGGTAACTTTGCCGCTGGGGATGTAGTATACGTCGAGACCGCCATCATTGATGAGTTTACCTTGGGGTCCGCCGTTGCCAATCTAGGGATCTGATTAGTATTGCGCCATGTCCGATGGGGGGATAGATTCCATGTACCTGGGGTACACGTATGTAACTGCCGTTCTTGGCCTTGAAGAACATGACTGCAGTCCAGTAATTTGACTTGTCTTGTGTGAAGCTGCAAGATGTGCATGTGGACATTTGAGCGATGTCGTTGGCAGGATTCATGGTGATGTTGAATGCGTTGCCTCCAACAATCTGGTGAAGATGAGGAGTGTACTTCATCCCAGGATTGACAAGTGGATCCGTTCGTTCGACGACGAGCTGTGAGCATGCGAACCGCAACATGTTTTGTGCAGAAACATGTCCGGTAAGCGCCGCAGTGGCGGCAAGAAGGCTAGTCCAGAGCATAATGATGTCGTAGCTATTGTAACGTTGAAGTCGTTCACTCGAAAGGCTCGAATAAAGGTCTTCTAGCAAGGATATACCAGAACGAAACGGGACTGTGCGGAACTTTAATTCGCAGCGGATACCCTCTTATAACCAAGGGAAACGTAGACATGAAAGACATGGCGTCCACGAGGCCAGGTGCCGGACGACAGGGCGTTCTGACCAATAAGTCTTGGAAAATATCACGTTCAATCTATGGTGGCGCAATCACTGGCTAGGATACTCCACTTCCGATATTTCGCACTCACCTTGAATGCATATCCCATTGTGGGCAGCGTACTCTGTAGTGTGCCATGAGAATTTTGCATACCGCTCTTATAGTTGTCGAATCGAATCGTCGGCTTAGGTATCGAAGACTCCGGTCCCCCGGATACAGGCTACGAATTTGCCGCTCGCTATATTACTGCTTCGCCTCGCAGGGAAGGTGCTGACTTCTGGTGTCCGAGTGGTGGTCATGTATGTGCCGGTATGATAGCTGTCAGGTATGTTTTCGTGTTTGGCAGTCCGATACAGTATACAGTAGCTCCTTCACTGAGAATATACTTGTGATGATCCAAGAGAATTTGATCAGCCAGTGTTGGCGACCCACTGCACGTTTGGATTCGGAAGGCAGCACAGCATCGCCGACACCGACTAAGAGTCATGAAGCTGACACCGACCATATCATTGCATGGGGTAAGCATCAGCATCCTGATAGAGCTCGTCATCCGCCACTGAACAACACCATCTTGCGACATGTATGCTAAGAGTCTTGACCGCGCCCAGGCCTTTCAATAGGCTGCAACGTCAATGTAAAAATGACTGAGACCCCAAAAAGAGAAGACATCCACATCTTCGATATTATAACATGCATACCATGGACTGGATCATCCGTCGTTCCGATTCCATTTTCTCAGGTTGACATCATCGCCCAGTGAGGTTCTATAACCGCCGATGTGGGGAGTTGTATATGACAGTCCATGCAAGAATGCTGCCTCCGATATAGTATACACGTCAACACTGAATGCCTGTTACGTTCAGCTCATGAAGTTGTCCATGGCCTCTGAGGCATATTGGTAGATAGAGAGATATCTACGTGTAGTATCGTCATGATACCTTGTGCAAGTCTTCATCTCGAAGCAACATTATTTGTACTTCAACATCggcgctcaacaacgcacCCTTCGTTGCTAATATGAGGTCAAACCAAGGTTTGCCGAACTCTGCGGGGCGTCCTCACTAGCCACTTCACTCGGGAGCAGGCAGACGCCCACTAAACCCCATTCAGCCAGCCACTCAGCCAAAACACCCGTCACCTCGTGGAACAAACTGCCCGCCGACGCCACCTCAACCCTTTCCGAGCTCTGTCTTCATCTACTTTTCGCCCCTCCCATCCAATCACAATTGGCATTCTCGCCAATCGGGTGGAAGAAGCATTTAGCCGAGACAAATGGGGCCTTCCCTCGCCTTACATGACAATTCTCAAATTGCATGGTAATAAGATCGGCGCCAGATGATAGGGCCTCATCACTCACCGGCACTTACTCCGTTAAAGCATGTCGTTGGCAGTCATGCAAGACGTTAATGAGGACAGTGTGGGGTACATGTGTAGAAATGCCGGTGACAACGGCTCCACTATTATATATTGCAGCTGAAGGTACGGAGGAACGTGTATGATGTGGGACCATTGGGCTCAGAAGGAGTGAGAGTTGCTCTGCGCTGCTGGGGAATGAAGTGGGTGGTAGGAGCATCTTAGGCTTGATGTGAACTTGTGAAACTTTGGATTTTTTTGTACTTTTAAATCTATATCTGAGACAGACTTCTTGGGCGGTACTCCGCAAGTGTATCTTACAGGTGGGGGGCCGACTTGTCATGCTACCCTTAGGGTATGAACATCTTCACCAAGCAATCTTGGCGAGAAGGCCTTTGGGCCATCTGCGCACACAATATTTCCTTCCCTCATCGAGTAGAAGTAGGCCTAGGCCGAAAGCAGCTGGCAGAAACCAGTGCTCGACTGGAACTGATCGTGTGCCAACGGTGCGTTGGAGTGACGGAATATAGTTGAAGATGAATGCGACGACGATGGCGAAGATCATGGCAGGGAAGAGCGACAAGTTTTGAGTTGCCTTGTTCAGAATAGGTGGCTGTTGGAAGATGCTGAGTGTACGTGTGCGTGTGGCGAGAAGGTTAAAGAGTTGCCTGTAGTCCGTTAGTCCCCATTCTCTCATTCCAGACCACGGTCAGAGCTTACATGATCACCAAAGTGACGAAGTAGATACTTGAAGCTTGGTTCACAACCTCGTTGATGTAATTCGGGTCGTATTGCTTGTCGTAATTGCCGTACTTCAGCCACATCGCCGTGAATGGGATCCCTTGACGCTCCATCCACCAAAAGCTCATGGTAAAGGCTAGGAAGCACTGGAGCAGACCGACAACGAAGTACGCATGGAAGATGAGGCTAGCATTTACAAGCCTGTCCTTCTTGGGGTTACGAGGAGGTCGGAGCATAAGATCGGCTTCGGGCTTCTCATAGGCAAGCGTAATAGCAGCGGCACAATCGGTAAGACAGCAGATGATGATCTGGTGATGTTAGCTGATGGTATCAAAATAGCTGTTGGAGTAATTTACCATTAGGAAGGAGGACAGAATCTGGGGGATACCAAAAGCGACGTTTGTGACAACAGGCCAAAGCTCACTGAAACTACCGGCTGGTAGCAAGTACACGATAGTCTTCTTGAGGTTGTCGTAGACGAGACGACCGTACATGACAGCTTGCACAATCGCAGCGAACGAGTCGAGAAGGACCATGTCAGCGGCTTCGATGGCGATGTCTGAACCGCTGCCCATGGCGATACCAATGTCGGCAGCCTTAAGCGAAGGAGCGTCGTTGACACCGTCACCAGTCATGCCGACGATGTTCTCGCGAGCCTGGAACTCCTTGACGATGCGGAGCTTCTGCTCTGGTGTCGTTCTCGCAAACACAATCTCTTGGTATTGGCAGAGTTGGTCCCACTGCGCATCGTTCAGCGTGATGAGTTCCGGACCGCTCAAGACGATCGATTGTTTCCTAGACTCGCCCTTGAAGTCTCGGCTGAGAGCATCGATATCCTCAACTAAAGCGGAGTTCGAAATGATGCCACACTCCTCAGCGATGGCTTGCGCCGTGAGCTTGAAATCGCCGGTGACCATAAAGATGCGGATCGATGCGCCACGGAGGATGCTCACGACTTCTGGGATCTCATCGCGAGGTGGATCGACGATACCAACGATACCAACGAAGGTAAGGCCTTCACGGGCGGATACAAGGATCTCCTTCTCCTGGTCGTTGGAGAATGGCATAATAGTTGGCTTGCGGGCCATGAGAATGACACGCTTGCCCTGGGAAGACCAGCTATCCTTGATTTGCTCGATGCGGAGTCGTTGTGCTTCTGTAAGTTCCACCTCTTCGCCCAGCGCGTTCAGGATGAGATCGCAGCGGGGAAGGAGGATATCAGGAGCGCCCTTGATCATGAGTGTAGCATTGTTACTCGTTGCGCCCTGGTTTGCAGGAGTCATAACTCGAATCATGAACTTGTTCTTGCTGTTGAAAGCGATCTCGAAGACCTTTTTCCAGTCCCGACGTAGCTGAGTGACTGAACCTAAAGTCTCAGAGAGTCGAAGAATAGCCTGATCTGTGGCATCCCCATTGATCTTGCGATCCGCGATGGGCAGGTCCATAGTTGCAGCATCGAATTCGCCAGAGTTGCAGAGACCGCCAAggacgcgaacatggtcgATGATGTTTGACAAAGACAGTGCAGTTGAGTCTTTCTCCTCCGAGCGGAAGACTGCCATCTTGTCACGCGCCTCGTCGGCAGTGTACTCTTCTCCTCCGGCATAGATATCGGTAACCACCATCTTGTTCTTTGTCAATGTACCAGTCTTGTCGGAACAGATAACGGAGACGGCTCCGAGCGTCTCCACAGTCTTGAGCGATTTGCAAAGAATCTTGTTTTTACGCATGATGTTCGCGACGATTGTCAAGCTCGTAGTCAGTGCAATTGGAAGACCTTCTGGGATGAAAGCGACAGCCGCAGAAACACAACTGACGATGAGAAGTGGTACGTTGATCCAATCCGGATGATCTTTCCGCAACCATGCTGCCCAAAGGATGATGATTAGAATCACAACGCAGGTGATGAAGACGGAAATGATCAACACGAAGCGTAGGATTTCCTTTTGAAGTGGCGTCATTCCAGTTTTAGGATCCGAGGTCAGCTTCGCGATGCGTCCAAAGATTGTGTTATCAGCGGTGGCTACGCATATGCCAAGAACACTGCCAGAGATGCAGTGCGTGCCTTGTAGTCCGATATTGTTGGTTTCGAGGTAGTTGTCTTCGGTTGCATCGAGAGTGGCTACGACGGGTTCAGATTCACCTGACGTGTGTTAGTTTGTGTAATGGAATTATTTAGTGCCAAAGCTTACCAGTAAGGATGGAGCGGTCGAACACGGCATCGCTAGAGACTTCCACAAAGCGCATATCTGCGGGAAGCTTGTTGCCTTGCTTGATGACGATAACATCACCAGGAACCAAATCGAGAGCCGAAATGTTGGTCTGCGCTCCATTACGCACGACGATACACTGATCGGGCAACATAGTACCGATGGATGCCATGACCCGGCTTGTTGACCAGTCTTGCCATGCATTGAACGCAGCTTGAATGAGCCAGACCGCGATCAGTACACATGCGAGCGCCAAGTTGGCGACGGCAGGGGGTTTTCCGAGTGGTTTCCAAGCGATGAAAACCAATATGCCGGCTACAACGAGAATGCTACCAAAGCCACCGAAGAAGTAACCTATGATATCGCGGATTAGACCAGAGGGTGGCGGAGTCATCTTGTTCTGGCCATGTTCATTGAGGCGACGCTTGGACTGGTCGTCAGAAAGACCTTGATCAAGATCAACAGAAAGTCGGCGACACAGTTCATGGATAGCGAGCGTGTGCCATTCCAGGTCAGCCAGATCTGTAGGACGTCAATTGGTATAGTTTCATGTATCATTTCTGTAAGATACGCACCGACGGCTGCCTTCTCCTTCGCCTTCTTCACCTCGTTTTGCTTCTTGTATTGACCCTCATCAATCTCGATTGACAGAGTGCGGTAGGTGATCGGTAGAGCGGTCTCTGGCTGGACGGTGCGAGCACCGCCAACGCTGCGAATCGAGAGACTGCCAACACTATTTCGTCTTGACAATGATCTCTCATGGCGCCGCTCATGGTTGACATATCCATCTTCCTCCTCGGGGAGACGAAGCTCTCCGAAGCGAATACGGGGTGCACCTTTCTCTTCTTGATCCATTATAACGTGCTTAGATGAAGCGCACTAGGGGGCTGTTAGGAGCACAGCGAGAACGCTGAGACGACCCACGAGACGAGGTGAACAGAAAGGCGAGATGAGAAGTTGCACAAGAATTCATGATGCTGAACGCCCAGTTATACCCTGGGAAATGTCAACGATAACCGCTTTCAGCAGCGGTGTGGCCATGCCCGGCCCACAAGTCTTCTGAACACGCGCTTGTGTAGTTTCAGCAGAACCTGCGGAACATCGAAGATTGAGAACCCCTGCGGCATCAGAGTGAACCGCGTACTGCACACTGATTGTAGAGGCGCGAGTGTAAGTGGCCTTCCTCCATGCCACCGCAGTGTGGGCGAGAACAAAGCCGAGTGAGATCACTCCGCCGCAATGGATCAAGCGACATTGGAGTCATTGACATGGTTCATCTCCAACGATTCGACGCACAAATACCTCACGAATTACAATCGACGGTAAGAGGGCTGCGCTGCAGCCGACATGCTTTAGCCGTCAAGGGTATTCCGTGGTTCGTTCTGTCACGTGATCCGTATTTTGGTGTGGTAAGATGATGGAGCTCAAGCTGTTGCTGGTTAGCCATGAGCGATTTTCGTATAACAGCACTGCCACACTGCCTCGTGCAGAAACAAGCTCTCCCACGTCGAATCACTTCGATGCGCGATTTTTCATCTTAGCCATCGCGTAATATGGCTATCGTGATCAAACACACGGCTGAGTAGTTCGCCAGGCGTGCTCTTGCGGCACGGATTGCGTTTGTTTTCTCGTTGAAGCATCCCGCATACCTAGGCAGTTATGGATGATCACCAGCGGGTCCTAACAGCGGTCATCGTCAAGATAACGGTAAATCTCGTGGGACCGAGAACATGTGCGCGTGCTATAGACTGCGAAAAAGCATGAATTGGCACAAGTGACTGGCGCCGCATACCGAGAAATTGGTGGCATCCAAATGCCGGATGTAAAGAGGAGGAAGGCGGCGCTTACATGTCGACGCGCAACGCGAAATTACTCCAGCCATCATCTAGGAAAAGCCTTATAAGCTTCTAAGATTGTCAGTGGCATTCAGGATACCTAGGTAGCCCGTAGGCCGAAGTTCGTGGATGATAAGACGTTCACGTCCAGACCAGAGGCGAACGATACTGTTAGATAATCACCTTCTGAGTGGGGTGGTATGTGCGCAATGAAGCTTCCCTGAAGCCAACCTTAGAAGACAGGCCCAACACGCCTCAACACCACGCGTTGAGATGGCCTTTTCGCGACGAGCAACGGTGCAACGCCCTCACGCAATAAAAATCACGATATTTCAGAGCGGGATGCTCGAACAAGTGTGAATACCGATCGAGTCATTCCAGCACGATGCGCATACATCCACTCGGGGCTTTTTTTTTATGGGGGGATGGCGCAGTGGTAGTGCGCCTGGTTGCTTCTGCTAGCTTGCTCGCAGAGGTTGAAGGTTCGAAtccttctcccctcaccgCTATAATAATTCTATTATTCTAGCTTTACCAAAAAACATCGAACGGCTCCTTTCGAAACCTGGAAAGTTTTTCACCAATACCCCGCACGCTTAACGCTAGCCGCCGCCGTACAACCGAGCCACAAAGTACCGCCGAGACGAAAATATGCCGCAACTGCCGCTATATACAACAAACGTTCAAGGTCCCATGACTTTTTCCCCTACGAGGTTTTTTTCAGTCTTAGGAGCACGGGGTTATTATAGCAAAGGGATTGGTCACAAAGGTGGAGATAAACGGGTGTCTATTACAAggtctctctctctttcctgTATAGAAGCAAAAAACCCAAACCCCCATAGTCAAACTCGACCAAAGAAACGAAATCCTACGGGTATAGAGGGAAAAAACTAGTCAAACGGCCCTAGGCcaccgtcctacatagtctctgactgaaaaaggacgttaatggatactactactactactactactcGGGGCTTTTACGCTCCCCTGATCACCGCGGCCCTTTAGTTACATATTGTCCGCCCCGGCAGTCTCTGGCGCTGGAAAACTGCCGGACACATAGTGGTATTCATCGTCCCCACCGCGATATCTACCTAGGTATACATGCCCATCTTCTTCTGGCTTCGCCACGAATCGACATGAGCCCATCCCTGTGGAGTAGACCATCTTCACGCACTCAGGACGCCCACCGCACTGTTGTACTCGCAAAATACTGTCGCATACACGGCGCGCTCTTCGAAACAGTTCGCTACGATGTGGACATCGCCTACCTAGGAGTTATGTACCTGTATAGCTTCGATGTTGATACATAACTAGGTATACTTGGAGAGCGTCCTAAGGGGACTGGATAGCGACGCACCGAGTTCCTTGTTGCGTTGATCTCGGAAGCACAGTGCTATCGTTCTTCGGTACGTACTAGTCAATGCATTCATGCATACACGAGGAATTGACCTATTGGTTTGTGCAGTGGATCATACGGTCTATCGTACAGCGTACCTACAGACATACGTCGCCCTAGTCGATGATGTCATCGGGTATTTTTCACTTCCGAATGTCCGTACACCCCAGCGAAAGGCCACACTCTTATTGCTCCACGCATTCACCGTCCTGTTGGTTGTGTATGCTGTGCTTGCTGCTTAGCAAAATAATTCAAGCAGCTACGTGGCACTTCGCTTGGGTTGTCAAGACACTGCATCAGCAGGCGCTTGTCCAAGTCTTCAAGTCCGTACATAATCTTCACGTGAAGATCCGAGTCGCGAGTAGACTCACGGTATTAGTGCACGGAAGCGTCGGGTTTGCCGCCACTTGACAACTAGTCGGGTGATGAACCTTGCATACGGCGGTTTTGTTGACGCAAGAACTGGGCATATACGATGATAAATGGGATCTTCTGCATTTGACTCGTTCTGCGTGTCATCCGCTACGAAGCATATCATAT belongs to Pyrenophora tritici-repentis strain M4 chromosome 10, whole genome shotgun sequence and includes:
- a CDS encoding DUF1996 multi-domain protein; amino-acid sequence: MLWTSLLAATAALTGHVSAQNMLRFACSQLVVERTDPLVNPGMKYTPHLHQIVGGNAFNITMNPANDIAQMSTCTSCSFTQDKSNYWTAVMFFKAKNGSYIRVPQIGNGGPQGKLINDGGLDVYYIPSGKVTAFKKGFRMLAGSATNTDPSKVKGSNICHRCWTSNSESTFVGGAPCTGSDTVAIPKDPKCKLIRQTIIFPACWDGKNLDSPDHQSHVAYGQGSGANGGGACPSTHPVKLPQIMYELMWDVSKFADKSLWPTDGSDPLVYSMNIGGPAAHGDYVFGWEADTLQKAMDNNCNLNTACPKAGLTVQQPALYNACKKKQQAPENVDGWLKSLPLGDMAVKA
- a CDS encoding MgtA, Cation transport ATPase, whose amino-acid sequence is MDQEEKGAPRIRFGELRLPEEEDGYVNHERRHERSLSRRNSVGSLSIRSVGGARTVQPETALPITYRTLSIEIDEGQYKKQNEVKKAKEKAAVDLADLEWHTLAIHELCRRLSVDLDQGLSDDQSKRRLNEHGQNKMTPPPSGLIRDIIGYFFGGFGSILVVAGILVFIAWKPLGKPPAVANLALACVLIAVWLIQAAFNAWQDWSTSRVMASIGTMLPDQCIVVRNGAQTNISALDLVPGDVIVIKQGNKLPADMRFVEVSSDAVFDRSILTGESEPVVATLDATEDNYLETNNIGLQGTHCISGSVLGICVATADNTIFGRIAKLTSDPKTGMTPLQKEILRFVLIISVFITCVVILIIILWAAWLRKDHPDWINVPLLIVSCVSAAVAFIPEGLPIALTTSLTIVANIMRKNKILCKSLKTVETLGAVSVICSDKTGTLTKNKMVVTDIYAGGEEYTADEARDKMAVFRSEEKDSTALSLSNIIDHVRVLGGLCNSGEFDAATMDLPIADRKINGDATDQAILRLSETLGSVTQLRRDWKKVFEIAFNSKNKFMIRVMTPANQGATSNNATLMIKGAPDILLPRCDLILNALGEEVELTEAQRLRIEQIKDSWSSQGKRVILMARKPTIMPFSNDQEKEILVSAREGLTFVGIVGIVDPPRDEIPEVVSILRGASIRIFMVTGDFKLTAQAIAEECGIISNSALVEDIDALSRDFKGESRKQSIVLSGPELITLNDAQWDQLCQYQEIVFARTTPEQKLRIVKEFQARENIVGMTGDGVNDAPSLKAADIGIAMGSGSDIAIEAADMVLLDSFAAIVQAVMYGRLVYDNLKKTIVYLLPAGSFSELWPVVTNVAFGIPQILSSFLMIIICCLTDCAAAITLAYEKPEADLMLRPPRNPKKDRLVNASLIFHAYFVVGLLQCFLAFTMSFWWMERQGIPFTAMWLKYGNYDKQYDPNYINEVVNQASSIYFVTLVIMQLFNLLATRTRTLSIFQQPPILNKATQNLSLFPAMIFAIVVAFIFNYIPSLQRTVGTRSVPVEHWFLPAAFGLGLLLLDEGRKYCVRRWPKGLLAKIAW